A stretch of Telopea speciosissima isolate NSW1024214 ecotype Mountain lineage chromosome 11, Tspe_v1, whole genome shotgun sequence DNA encodes these proteins:
- the LOC122646284 gene encoding probable xyloglucan glycosyltransferase 5, protein MAPKLDFSAWWAKDTRTGTPVVVTMENPNYSVVEVDGPDVPFQQVDKDRGKNAKQFTWVLLLKAHRAVGWVTWLGNLLWVLLGTINKRLILGQGVALESGDKSIRGRMLFRFIRTFLMLSLAVLAFEVVAHFRGWHYFQNSNLHIPRTSEIQGWFHMIYVSWLEFRADYIAPPIQTLTNFCVTLFIIQSLDRLILCLGMFWIKYKRIKPIIERDPFKSDDVEGSSYEYPMVLVQIPMCNEREVYEQSISAICQLDWPRDRLLIQVLDDSNDESIMCLIRGEVLKWSQRGINIIYRHRLVRTGYKAGNLKSAMSCDYVKNYEFVAIFDADFQPNPDFLKLTVPHFKGNPELGLVQARWAFVNKDENLLTRLQNINLCFHFEVEQQVNGVFLNFFGFNGTAGVWRIKALEDSGGWLERTTVEDMDIAVRAHLNGWKFIFLNDVKALCEVPESYEAYRKQQHRWHSGPMQLFRLCLPAIITSKISFWKKANLVLLFFLLRKLILPFYSFTLFCIILPLTMFVPEAELPLWVICYIPVFMSFLNILPAPKSFPFIVPYLLFENTMSVTKFNAMVSGLFQLGSSYEWIVTKKAGRSSESDLLAIAESESKTVNQPQMHRGASESELSELNKLKEQQAAPSPPAKKVNKIYKKELALAFLLLTASVRSLLSAQGIHFYFLLFQGVSFLLVGLDLIGEQMS, encoded by the exons ATGGCTCCAAAATTGGATTTTTCTGCTTGGTGGGCTAAGGATACAAGGACGGGAACTCCAGTTGTTGTAACCATGGAGAACCCGAACTACTCTGTTGTGGAGGTAGATGGTCCTGATGTCCCATTCCAGCAGGTGGACAAGGACAGAGGCAAGAACGCAAAGCAGTTCACTTGGGTTTTGCTCCTCAAGGCTCATAGAGCAGTTGGCTGGGTCACCTGGCTTGGAAACCTGCTTTGGGTTCTGCTTGGAACCATTAACAAAAGGTTGATCTTAGGACAAGGAGTAGCTCTGGAGAGTGGTGACAAGTCTATTAGGGGCAGAATGCTGTTCAGATTCATCCGAACCTTCTTAATGCTTTCCTTGGCGGTTCTGGCTTTTGAGGTTGTTGCACACTTCAGGGGTTGGCATTATTTCCAGAACTCCAATTTGCACATTCCACGGACTTCTGAGATCCAGGGGTGGTTCCACATGATTTATGTTTCCTGGTTGGAATTCAGAGCCGACTACATTGCACCCCCAATTCAGACCCTCACCAATTTCTGTGTCACTCTCTTCATTATCCAGTCTTTGGACCGGTTGATATTGTGTCTGGGAATGTTCTGGATCAAGTACAAGAGAATTAAGCCCATAATTGAAAGGGATCCTTTCAAGTCAGACGATGTCGAGGGTTCAAGCTATGAATACCCTATGGTTCTTGTTCAGATTCCCATGTGTAATGAAAGAGAG GTATATGAGCAATCTATCTCCGCCATCTGCCAGCTTGATTGGCCAAGAGACCGTTTACTGATTCAAGTTCTTGATGACTCTAATGATGAGAGTATCATGTGCCTAATCAGAGGGGAGGTCTTGAAGTGGAGTCAACGTGGTATCAACATTATTTATCGCCATCGCTTGGTTAGAACTGGTTACAAAGCTGGGAATCTCAAGTCTGCAATGAGTTGTGATTATGTGAAGAATTATGAGTTTGTTGCGATATTTGATGCAGATTTTCAACCAAACCCGGATTTCCTTAAGCTCACAGTTCCACATTTTAAG GGCAATCCTGAATTGGGGTTGGTTCAGGCTCGATGGGCCTTTGTGAACAAGGATGAAAACTTGTTGACTCGCCTTCAAAATATTAATCTGTGTTTCCACTTTGAGGTAGAGCAGCAGGTTAATGGGGTCTTCTTAAATTTCTTTGGTTTTAATGGGACTGCTGGTGTCTGGAGAATCAAAGCCCTAGAGGATTCGGGGGGCTGGCTTGAAAGGACAACTGTAGAGGATATGGATATAGCTGTTCGTGCTCATCTTAATGGTTGGAAGTTTATCTTTCTTAATGATGTGAAG GCTCTTTGTGAAGTTCCTGAGTCTTATGAAGCTTATAGGAAACAGCAACATAGGTGGCATTCTGGTCCAATGCAACTTTTCCGATTGTGTCTTCCGGCCATAATAACTTCGAAG ATATCATTCTGGAAGAAAGCAAACTTAGTTCTACTATTCTTTCTCTTGAGGAAGCTGATCCTCCCATTCTATTCATTCACATTGTTTTGCATTATTCTTCCTTTAACAATGTTTGTTCCTGAAGCTGAGCTTCCCCTTTGGGTCATCTGTTACATTCCTGTCTTCATGTCATTCCTTAATATTCTTCCGGCCCCAAAATCTTTCCCATTTATCGTCCCTTATCTCTTGTTCGAGAACACCATGTCAGTGACCAAATTCAATGCCATGGTATCGGGATTGTTCCAGTTGGGGAGTTCATATGAGTGGATTGTCACTAAGAAGGCAGGTAGGTCTTCAGAATCGGATCTCCTGGCCATTGCAGAAAGTGAATCAAAGACCGTCAATCAACCACAGATGCACAGAGGAGCTTCTGAGAGTGAACTGTCAGAATTGAACAAATTGAAGGAACAGCAAGCTGCACCATCCCCACCTGCTAAGAAGGTCAACAAAATCTATAAGAAAGAGCTAGCCCTTGCTTTCCTCTTACTCACTGCATCAGTCAGGAGCCTGTTGTCAGCCCAAGGAATCCATTTCTACTTCCTACTCTTCCAAGGAGTGTCATTCCTCCTCGTGGGCCTTGATCTAATTGGGGAGCAAATGAGTTGA